One Plasmodium cynomolgi strain B DNA, scaffold: 0293, whole genome shotgun sequence DNA segment encodes these proteins:
- a CDS encoding hypothetical protein (putative) — protein MSSLTEAELNSILGNTTSYQIYKKFDAENNLDENFIHCTEFISSNNTKNEKDEITCKKIAKNLKGLSELASTVKYRDKCLHYKYWIYDQIWKEFNIEGNNVGPVINKFLYIQTSVTKSLKLYSCLYNFYGRDLTELKNSTKKNIYMNILNTTIL, from the coding sequence AATTCTATATTAGGAAATACTACTTCAtatcaaatatataaaaaatttgatgcgGAAAATAATCtcgatgaaaattttatccatTGTACGGAATTTATATCATcaaataatacaaaaaatgaaaaagatgaaataacttgtaaaaaaattgcaaaaaatttaaaaggacTCTCAGAATTAGCTAGTACGGTAAAATATCGTGATAAGTGTTTACATTACAAATACTGGATATACGATCAAATATGGAAAGAATTTAATATAGAAGGTAACAACGTCGGTCCtgttattaataaatttctttatatacaAACTAGTGTTACTAAAAGTTTAAAACTATATTCCTgtctttataatttttatggtaGAGATTTaacagaattaaaaaattccacgaagaaaaatatctatatgaatattttaaatactaCAATACTCTAA